From one Amphiura filiformis chromosome 13, Afil_fr2py, whole genome shotgun sequence genomic stretch:
- the LOC140167677 gene encoding uncharacterized protein — protein sequence MGADKGRSTVVTSTDGYEEKVNNLLSDEKTYEKLKGDPTSKYTRKLLGTLQRLKKENKIDNNQYKLLYPSAESTPRIYCTTKIHKEGYPVRPIVDYTGSIAYQTSKALAEIMSPTVGKTAHHVTNSRGLAEELATVRIDDEDIFNSHDVVSLFTNTPINKTLEIVRDYLDKDTTLKQRTLLNTEDIIELLEFVLTTTYFSFREKFTCRNLERPWKAQ from the coding sequence ATGGGTGCAGACAAGGGTAGAAGCACGGTTGTTACATCTACCGACGGTTATGAAGAAAAGGTAAACAACTTGCTTAGTGATGAAAAAACTTACGAGAAACTTAAAGGAGACCCCACTTCAAAGTACACGCGGAAGTTGTTGGGTACCTTACAGAGactgaagaaagaaaacaagattgaCAATAACCAATATAAGTTGCTCTACCCATCTGCTGAAAGTACACCACGCATATACTGCACCACAAAGATTCACAAAGAGGGATACCCGGTCAGACCAATTGTGGATTACACTGGATCCATCGCGTATCAGACATCTAAAGCGTTAGCGGAGATTATGTCCCCCACGGTAGGAAAGACAGCCCATCATGTCACCAACTCGCGGGGATTAGCGGAAGAACTAGCTACCGTCAGAATTGACGACGAGGACATTTTTAATTCACATGATGTCGTGTCACTGTTCACGAATACACCTATCAATAAAACGCTGGAGATAGTGAGAGATTATCTGGACAAGGACACCACGCTGAAACAAAGAACATTGCTTAACACCGAGGACATCATCGAATTACTTGAATTTGTCTTGACGACGACATATTTTTCCTTCAGGGAGAAATTTACATGCAGAAATTTGGAGCGGCCATGGAAAGCCCAGTGA